The following proteins are encoded in a genomic region of Sorangiineae bacterium MSr12523:
- a CDS encoding CPBP family intramembrane metalloprotease: MRPLILSILVVLIVSIPGFFGWQIQRAGTPAFWALVVTPTLLLAVFAAVRAQRHEELREWIRPRWGDATVGVLSGVVLVAVAYYFTRIVTPVGGPREVWLARLYLQIGDLSWLRQHTGAVAALVITASIAEELVWRGLVTTLLAEQWGSRTAWIASAFFYAAAHLPAAWALSDPRAGVNLLLPIGALGAGLVWGAVVRMKGGSLVAAMIAHALFDWCMVVMFPLWGTGL, from the coding sequence ATGCGCCCTCTGATTTTATCGATCCTCGTCGTCCTCATCGTCTCGATTCCAGGCTTTTTCGGCTGGCAGATTCAACGCGCGGGCACTCCTGCCTTCTGGGCCCTGGTGGTGACCCCCACGCTTCTTCTCGCGGTATTTGCGGCCGTTCGCGCCCAGCGCCACGAGGAGTTGCGCGAATGGATCCGGCCGCGGTGGGGCGACGCAACCGTCGGAGTGCTCAGCGGCGTAGTCCTGGTTGCAGTAGCGTATTATTTTACGCGGATCGTGACCCCCGTGGGCGGGCCGCGCGAAGTGTGGCTAGCCCGGCTTTATCTGCAAATTGGCGACTTATCGTGGCTTCGGCAACACACGGGCGCCGTGGCTGCGCTGGTCATCACCGCCTCGATTGCGGAGGAGCTCGTCTGGCGAGGCCTGGTCACCACCTTGCTGGCGGAGCAGTGGGGATCGCGCACGGCGTGGATCGCGTCCGCCTTTTTCTACGCGGCGGCGCACCTTCCCGCGGCGTGGGCTCTCAGCGATCCCAGGGCAGGGGTGAATCTGCTTTTGCCCATTGGGGCACTGGGGGCGGGGCTCGTTTGGGGCGCGGTGGTGCGCATGAAAGGCGGTAGTCTGGTGGCAGCAATGATTGCACATGCACTCTTCGACTGGTGCATGGTGGTGATGTTTCCTTTGTGGGGGACGGGCCTCTGA